Proteins co-encoded in one Christiangramia fulva genomic window:
- a CDS encoding polysaccharide biosynthesis/export family protein has protein sequence MRFKSFLFLFAAILALTSCVSTKQMSYLRENEEQIDSIIQVQRIRTPYRIQVGDLLSIRVKALDQELVGMFNPVGESNPNATTEEAVYFDGFTVDDHGNIRVPTLGEINVLGFTEKEVREKIEKKLLEEYFKEEANIFVTVKLAGIRYTTLGEIGQGSQVIYKDHVTIMEAIANAGGIQELGDREHVKIVRQYPHGEEVHTVDVTSLDVTKSPYYYIQPNDMIVVNPLPRKALGLGTTGLEVFRTVTSLITLATSIYFLTTR, from the coding sequence ATGCGATTTAAATCATTTTTGTTTTTATTCGCTGCGATACTTGCCTTAACCTCTTGTGTATCTACAAAGCAGATGTCTTATCTTCGTGAAAATGAAGAGCAGATAGACAGCATCATTCAGGTACAGCGTATCCGCACTCCTTACCGAATTCAGGTAGGGGACCTGTTGAGTATCAGGGTTAAAGCCCTGGATCAGGAACTGGTGGGCATGTTCAATCCCGTTGGAGAGAGCAATCCAAATGCGACTACAGAAGAAGCTGTTTATTTTGACGGGTTCACTGTTGACGATCACGGAAATATCAGGGTTCCCACACTTGGGGAAATAAATGTTTTGGGGTTTACCGAAAAGGAGGTTCGGGAAAAAATAGAAAAGAAGTTACTGGAAGAATATTTTAAGGAAGAGGCTAATATATTCGTGACCGTAAAACTGGCGGGGATAAGGTATACCACGCTTGGAGAAATCGGGCAGGGGAGTCAGGTGATCTATAAAGATCATGTTACCATCATGGAAGCCATTGCCAATGCGGGAGGAATTCAGGAGCTGGGAGACCGGGAACATGTGAAAATAGTCAGGCAGTATCCGCATGGTGAAGAGGTGCATACCGTTGATGTAACCAGCCTGGACGTTACTAAAAGTCCGTATTATTATATACAGCCCAATGACATGATCGTGGTCAATCCGCTGCCCAGAAAAGCTTTAGGACTGGGTACTACCGGTTTAGAAGTTTTCAGAACGGTAACGAGTTTGATAACGCTGGCAACTTCCATTTACTTTTTAACGACAAGATAA